Part of the Sphingobium sp. TKS genome is shown below.
GGATCGACCAGTTCGACATGAGCAAGCTGCCGCCCTATGTCCGGCTGGTGCGGATGATCGAGCCGGGGATCGTTGAGGGCATGGTCGAATATGCCTGCGGGGCAGTGCTGACATTGCATCGGGGCTTCATCGACTATGGCCTGGCGCAAAGGGAGCATCGCTGGGCGCCGGTCAAGCTGGTGCCTGCCGCCGAGCGGCGGGTGGGCGTGATGGGGCTGGGGCAATTGGGCCAGGCGGTGCTGAAGGCGGTGCGCCCCTTCGGCTTCGCGCTTTCGGGCTGGAGCCGGACTCGGCATGAGATTGAGGGCGTCGCGTGCCATGCGGGCGAGGCGGAGTTGGACACGTTTCTGGCGCACTGCGACATCCTTATCTGCCTGGTGCCGCTGACGGCGGAGACGCGCGGCATTTTGTGCCGGAAGACTCTATCGAAACTGCCGCGCGGCGCCGTGCTTATCAATGTCGGGCGCGGCGGGCATCTGGTGGAGCATGATCTGCTGTCCTTGCTCGATGAGGGTCATCTTTCCGCTGCGATTCTGGATGTGACAGAGCCGGAGCCGCTGCCGCAGGAGCATCCGTTTTGGGATCATCCCCGCATCCTGCTGACGCCCCATATCGCCAGCATGACTCGGGCCGACACTGCCGCACGGGCGCTGATCGCCAATATCCGCAAGTTTGAGGCTGGCCTGCCAATGGACGGCGAAGTCCGCCCAGATCGGGGTTACTAACTCTCTTATCGTCGTTCCCGCCTTCGCGGGAGCGACGAAGGAGGAAGAAGAATGGCGATATTATCTGCTGCTTCCTGATCGTTCACCCCGCTCAAAACCCTCCTTCATCAACCCGATCGCTCTCCCGATTGGCCGACAGCAAACTATGCCGAAAGATCGTGATAAAAGGTCCAAATCTGCGCCCCATCGCAAGCCAATCGGAGACATGTTCCGGACAGCCCATGTCGTAATGGCTTCATCGAAACGGCCCACCGGCCATGCTCAACCAAGGGGAGTTCCACCCATGCCCAACTTCCGTCCCAAATATATCAGCTTCGACTGCTACGGCACGCTGACCCGCTTCCGCATGACCGAGATGGCGACCGCCTTCATGGCCGATCGCGTCGCCGCCGAAGACCTGCCCGCCTTCTGCAAGGACTGGGGCGCCTATCGGCTGGATGAAGTGCTGGGCGCATGGAAGCCCTATCAGGAGGTCATCCGCAACTCCGTTCGCCGCACCTGCAAGAAATGGGGCGTGGAATATCGGGAAGCCGACGCCGACGCAGTCTATAACGCCGTGCCGACCTGGGGTCCGCATGAGGATGTGCCGGGCGGCCTTTCCAAGATCGGGGACAAGATTCCGCTCGTCATCCTGTCCAATGCGATGAACGACCAGATCCATCACAATGTCGCCATGCTGGGCGCGCCCTTCCACGCCGTGTATACCGCGCAGATGGCGCAGGCCTACAAGCCCCGGATGCAGGCGTTCGAATATATGTTCGACCAGCTCGGCGCGAAGCCCGAAGAGATGATGCACGTCTCCTCCAGCTTTCGTTACGACCAGAATACCGCGACCGACTTGCGCTTTGGCTGCCGCGTGTTCGTGGGGCGCGGGCATGAGCCGTCCAACCCCTTCTATCGCGACGTCGAAATCCCGCATATCGGCGCTCTGCCGGCGGTCGTGGGTCTCTGATCCCAGCGATGAGCGCATCCCCCCTCTCCTACTGGCTCGCAAGCGCACCCGCCTTCACCGGCGGGGCGCAAGGGTCCGTCGACGGCAAGGCCGACGTCGCCATTATCGGCGGCGGCTTTACCGGGCTTTCGGCGGCGCTGGCGCTGGCCAAGCGCGGCGCGAGCGTCGTGCTGCTGGAGGCGGGGCGCGTGGTCGGGGAAGCTTCGGGTCGCAACGGGGGCCAGTGCAACAACGGCACGGCCCACGACTATGGCGCTCTCTCCGCCCGTTTCGGCAAGGATGTCGCCAAGGCCTATTATCGCGCCCATTGCGACGCGGTGGATATGGTCGAGCGGATCGTGGCGGAGGAAGGCATTGATTGCGCCTTCAACCGCTGCGGCCGGGTGAAGCTCGCCGCCAAGCAGAAACATTATGAAAAGCTGGTCCGCGCCCATGACCTGCTTGTCCGCGAGGTGGATGAGAATGTCCGCCTCGTGCCGCCGGAGCGCATCCGTGAGGAAGTGGGATCGAACGCCTTTCACGGCGCGCTGATCCAGACGACCAGCGCACAGCTCAACCCGGCGCGCTTTGGTGTCGGCCTCGCGGAAGCGGCAGCGCGGACGGGCGCGAAAATCTATGAAAATGCCGAAGTCACCGGACTGGATCGGCTGGCGAGCGGCTGGCGGGTAACGACGCCCAAAGGGCAGGTCACGGCCTCCCAGGTGCTGGTCGCGACCGGGGGTGCGCCTGCTGCCGCGCCCTTCGGTTTCTTCCGGCGGCGGATCGTGTCGGTGGGAAGCTTCATCATCGCGACCAAACCGCTCGACAATGGGCTGATCGACAGGCTGCTGCCCGGACGGCGCAACTATGTGACCAGCAAGAATATCGGCAATTATTTCCGCCTGACCGCCGACGACCGGCTGATCTTCGGCGGGCGGGCCCGCTTTGCGATCAGCGATCCGCGCTCCGACCTGAAAAGCGGGCACATCCTCGAACAGACGATGGCTGAAATCTTCCCGGCGCTGAAGGGCGTGGGCGTCGATCATGTCTGGGGCGGGATGGTGGACCTGACCGCCGACCGCCTGCCGCGCGCGGGCGAGCAGGACGGGCTTTTCTATTCCATGGGCTATAGCGGCCATGGCGTGCAGATGGCGACCTATATGGGCCAGATGATGGCGCGGGTGATGGGTGGGGAAACCTCCGCCAATCCGTGGGACGGCCTCGCCTGGCCGAGCGTGCCCGGCCATTTCGGCAAGCCCTGGTTCCTGCCGATCGTCGGCCTGTGGTATAAATGGCAGGACGTGATCCATTGATGGACGATTTCTCCTTTTCCCGGCGGAACATGCTGGGCGCGCTGGGGGCAGGATTGCTGCTGCCCGAAACCGCGCTCGCGGCGCCCCGGCCGCGCATCGGCGGGCGCATCCGCGTGGCGAGCCTATCCAGCTCCACCGCCGACACGCTCGATCCGGCCAAGGGCGCGCTGTCGACCGACTATGTGCGGCACTATATGTTCTATAACGGGCTGACCCAGCTCGACCGCAACCTGATCCCCCGCCCCGCTTTGGCCGAGCGGATCGAGAGCAAGGACCAGCAAAACTGGCATGTCCGCCTGCGCCGGGGCGTGACCTTCCATGATGGCGCGACGTTGAGCGCGAAGGATGTGGCCTGGTCGCTCCAGCGGCACAAGGATCCCGCGACCGGCTCCAAAATGGCGACCATTGCCGAGCAGTTCGCGGAAGTGAAAGCAACCGGCCCGCTGGACCTGACGATCCGCCTGACCGGCCCCAATGCCGACTTGCCGACCATCCTCGCCCAGTCGCATTTCCTGATCCTGCGCGCAGGGACGAAGGATTTCCACAGCGCCAACGGCACCGGCCCCTATCGCTGCGCCCAGTTCCGCCCCGGCGTGCGCACGCTCGCCCGGCGCAACCCGAATTACTGGCGCAACGGCAAGCCCTATCTGGAAGAGATCGAACTGATCGGCATCCCCGACGAGGTCAGCCGGGTCAATGCGCTGCTGTCGGGCGACGTGCACCTCATCATCGCGGTCAATCCACGATCGACCAAGCGTGTCCGCGCCTCCAGCCGCCATGCGCTGCTGGAAAGCAAGTCCGGCCTCTACACCAACCTCATCATGCGGCAGGACAGCGCGCCGACGAACAATCCCCATTTCGTCGCGGCGATGAAATATCTGGTCGACCGGCCTCTCATCAAGCGGGCGCTTTATCGCGACTATGCGACCATCGCCAACGACCATCCAATCCCGCCCTTCCATCCCTATTATCGCGCCGACCTGCCGCAGACATCGCTCGATCTCGACAAGGCGAAATGGCACCTTCAGCGCGCCGGGCTCAGCGGCGTGCGGTTGCCCGTCTATGCCTCCCCGGCGGCGGACGGATCGGTCGACATGGCGTCGATCATGCAGGAATATGGCTCGCGCGTCGGGCTGAACCTGGCGGTCAACCGGGTGCCGGCCGACGGATACTGGTCGACCCACTGGATGAAGCACCCGCTGACCTTCGGCAACACCAACCCGCGCCCGACCGCCGACCTCGTCTTCAGCCTCTTCTACAAGTCCGACGCGGACTGGAACGAGTCCGGCTGGAAGAACCCGCATTTCGACAGGCTGCTCATCGAAGCGCGGGGCGAAGCGGATCAGGCCCGCCGCAAGCAGCTTTACGGCGAAATGCAGGGGCTGGTGCATGATCGCTGCGGCGTCGCCATCCCGGTCTTCATCAGTCTGATCGACGGTTACGACCGGCGTTTGAAGGGACTGCAATCCATGTCGACAGGCGGCCTGATGGGCTATCAATTTGCCGAACATGTGTGGTGGGAAGGCTGATGGCGCCCAATTCTTCATCTCCATCCTCCTCTTCCGGCGCGAAGGCGGCGCTTGCGCTGATTGGCAAGCGCTTTGCCTCGTCGCTCCTGACATTGCTCCTGGTGTCGCTGGTGGTCTTCACCATCGCGCAACTCCTCCCCGGCGACGCCGCGCAGGAGGCGCTGGGCCAAAGCGCCACCGCTGAGCAGGTCGCCGCGCTGCGCCATGACATGGGCCTCGATCGGCCCGCGCATGAACGCTATGTAAGCTGGCTAAGCGGCATGGTGAGCGGCGATCCCGGCCAGTCGCTGGTCGCCAATCTGCCCGTATCCGAAGTCATCTCCAGCCGCCTGCCTAACAGCCTGCTGCTGGCGGCGCTCAGCGCCTTGGTCGCGGTGCCGGTGGCGCTTTCCATCGGCATCGGTTCCGCGATGAACCGGGGCGGCAAGCTCGACAGGGCGCTCAATATCTCAACCCTCTCCATGGTCGCGGTGCCGGAATTTCTGGTGGCGACGCTGGCGGTTCTGATCTTCTCGGTGAAGCTGCGCTGGCTGCCCTCCATCGCCCTGGTCGCGGACGATATGAGTTGGGGCGATTATCTGCGCGGCGCGGCGATGCCGATCCTTGCCTTAAGCATCGTCGTCATCGCCCAGATGGCCCGCATGACCCGCGCCGCCGTGATCGACCAGATGGACCGGCCTTACGTCGAAATGGCGGTGCTGAAGGGCGTGGCTCCGGTCCGGGTCGTGCTCAGGCACATCATGCCCAACGCGGTCGCGCCGATCGTCAATGCGATGGCGCTCAGCCTTTCCTACCTGTTGGGCGGCGCGATCATCGTCGAGACCATCTTCAACTATCCCGGCCTCGCAAGCCTGATGGTGAACGCCGTCACCAGCCGCGACATGCCGCTGCTGCAGGCCTGCGCGATGATCTTCTGCGCGGCCTATCTCATCCTCATGCTGATCGCGGACGTCACCGCCATCCTCGCCAACCCCAGGCTGCGAGCCCAATGACCGCTTCCTCCCTCCGCTGGGCCAAAGCCCTTCCGCTGTCCGCCAAGATCGGGCTGATCTTCGTCCTCTTCTGGCTGGCCGTCGCGGTCTTCGGGCCGATTCTCGCGCCCTATCCGGTCGGCGCTTTCGTCGCCTATGACGTGTTCGACGGGATGTCGGCACAGCATTGGCTGGGCAGCGACTATCTCGGCCGCGACGTGCTGAGCCGCCTGCTGTCGGGAGCGCGCTATACGGTGGGCCTTGCCGCCGCCGCCGCGATGCTGGCGAGCGCGACCGGCACGGCGCTGGCCCTCACCGCAGCCGTGGGCGGGCCGAAGGTGGACGAGCCGCTGTCGCGCTTCATGGACACGCTGATCTCGATCCCGTCCAAGATCTTCTCGCTGGTTCTGGTGGCGGCGTTCGGCTCCTCGCTGGGGCTGCTGCTGCTGATCGCGGCTGTGACCTATGTGCCGGGCAATTACCGCATCGCCAGAGCGCTGGCGGTGAACCTCGTGCAGATGGACTATGTGCAGGTCGCCCGCGCCCGAGGCGAAGGGCGCTTTCACCTCGCGTGGAAGGAAATATTGCCGAACATGATCCACCCGCTGCTCGCGGATTTCGGGCTGCGCTTCGTGTTCATCGTGCTGCTGCTATCGGGCCTGTCGTTCCTGGGCCTTGGCGTGCAGCCGCCGGATGCGGACCTGGGTTCGCTGGTGCGTGAGAATATCTCGGGCCTTGGCGAAGGCGCCCCCGCCATATTAGTGCCCGCCATTGCGATCGCGACGCTGACCGTCAGCGTCAACCTGCTGATCGACGGGCTGAAGGGGAAGCGCGCATGACCGCTCATGTCGAAGAAGCCCATGTCGAGGTCAGGAGCCTGCGCGTCACCGCCCGCAATGCGGCGGGCGAAGTCTTCCCCATCGTCAGCGAGATCGACTTTGCCCTGAAGCGGGGCGAAGTGCTGGCGCTGATCGGAGAATCCGGCTCGGGCAAGACGACCATAGCGTTGACCATGCTCGGGCACGCCCGGCCCGGCGCGAAGATCGCTGGCGGCAGCATCCGCGTGGGCGAGTCCGAAATCCTCTCGCTCGACGCCAGAGGCCTTGCCGCCCTGCGCGGCAACCGCATCGCCTATATCGCGCAGTCGGCCGCCTCTGCCTTTAACCCCTCTCGCACGATCATGGATCAGGTGATCGAACCGGCGCTGATCCACAATCTCATGTCGCGCGCGGAGGCTCAGAAGAAGGCGATCGAGCTGTTTCGTGCGTTGGCTTTGCCCTTCCCCGACACCATCGGCTCGCGCTATCCGCACCAGCTTTCGGGCGGGCAATTGCAGCGGCTGATGGCGGCGATGGCGCTCGTCACCGATCCTGAGCTGGTGATCCTCGACGAGCCGACCACCGCGCTCGACGTCACCACCCAGATCGAGGTGCTGCGCGCCTTCAAGGCGGTGGTGCTGGAGCGCGGCGCGACGGCCATCTATGTGTCGCACGATCTGGCTGTGGTCGCGCAGATGGCGGATCAGATAGTGGTGCTGAACCAGGGCCGTATCCGGGAAAAAGGCGCGGCGGATCAGATACTGCACCGTCCCGCCGACGACTATACCAAGACGCTGATGGCCGCAGCCCGGCCCGCCGTGCGCCCGGCGCCCAGCCAAGCCGACCTACCCGCCGCGCCCTTGCTCGAAATCCGTGGGCTGACGGCGGGCTATGGCAAGATCGGCAAGGATGGCCGCCCGCGCATTCCGGTATTGCGCGACATCAACTTGCGCATGGAGCGCGGCGCCACTCTGGGCGTGATCGGAGAATCCGGATCGGGCAAGTCCACCATGGCACGCGTCATCGCGGGCCTGCTGCCCCCCGCGCAGGGCGAGGTTCTGCTGAACGGCGAGCCTTTGCCGCCGGGCCTCAAAGGCCGCAGCCGCGACCAGTTCCGGCGCATCCAGTTGGTGTTCCAGAATGCCGACACCGCGCTCAACCCGGCCCATTCGGTGGGCAATATCCTGTCCCGCCCGCTGACCTTCTATCATGGCCTGAAAGGGAATGCGGCGCGGCTTCGGGTGCTGGAACTGCTCGACCTCATCCGCCTGCCCGCCTCGGTGATCGACCGGCGCTGCGGCGAACTGTCCGGCGGGCAGAAGCAGCGCATCAACCTCGCCCGCGCCTTGGCCGCCGACCCCGAACTGATCCTTTGCGACGAGGTGACGTCGGCGCTCGATACGGTTGTGGGCGCGGCGATCCTCGACCTGATGGCGGAACTGCGCAAGGAACTGGGCGTCGCCTATATGTTCATCAGCCACGACATCTCGACCGTGCGCGCCATATGCGACGACATACTCGTCCTCTATTCGGGCACGATGGTGGACATGGGCAAGCGGGAGGCGTTCCGTGCCGCACCCTTCCACCCCTATACCGACCTGCTGATCGGCTCCGTCCCGGAAATGCGCGCCGGCTGGCTGGAGGAAAGCGGCGCAGGCCGTTCGCTTCCCCCGATCGGCGCATCAGCCGATGAACCTGACCTCTGCCGTTTCCTGCCCCGCTGCCCGGCGCGGATCGACGGGCTGTGCAACGTCACGCCACCGCCGCGCCACAAGCTGTCCAAGGGCAACGGCATCCTATGCCACCATGGAGAAGAAACTTTGACGCAAGTCCAGGGCGTCGCCGCATGAGCGGGCGCTTCGTTCGTCTGGGGGAAACCGATCGTCCTCCGGTCACGCTGCATGTCGACGGCCAGTCGGTGACGGCGCTGGAGGGCGACACGCTGATGGTCGCGCTGCTCAGCAGCGGCGGCACGCTGCGCCAGTCGGAGTTCGGAGATGGCCGCCGCGCAGGCTTCTGCCTGATGGGCGCCTGTCAGGATTGCTGGGTGTGGACGGAGGGCGGTGACCGCCTGCGCGCCTGCTCCACGCTCGCGGCTGCGGGCCAGCGCATCCTCACCAGCCAGCCGGAGGCGACATGGCCGAACCACGCATAATCATCGTCGGCGCAGGGCCATCCGGCGTGCGGGCGGCGGAAGCGGTGGTGAAGGCGGGCCTGCGCCCCATCGTCATCGACGAGGCGCGGCGCGCTGGCGGGCAGATCTACCGCCGTCAGCCGGATAATTTCACGCGGCCCTATGAGAAGCTCTACGGCACCGAGGCCGGGCGGGCGAAGGCGCTGCACGACAGTTTCGATGCGCTGAAGGGGCAGATCGACTATCGGCCGGAAACATTGGTGTGGAACATTGCCGACCGCCAGGTCTGGACGGCTTGCGGCCATGTTCAGGACACGCTGCCCTATGATGCGCTAATCCTTTGCACCGGCGCGACGGATCGGCTGATGCCGGTCAAGGGCTGGAATTTGGCGGGCACCTACAGCCTTGGCGGATCGCAGGTGGCGCTCAAGTCGCAGGCCGTGTCGATCGGGCATGAAGTGGTGTTCATGGGGTCCGGGCCGCTGCTTTATCTCGTCGCCGCGCAATATGTGGAGGCCGGGGCGAAGGTCGCTGCCGTCCTCGACACCTCGCCGGCGGGCGCCCGGATCAAGGCGCTGCCCGACCTTCTCGCCATGCCTTCGGTGCTGTGGAACGGCATCCAGCTCACGCGCAAGCTCGGCAAAGCGGGCGTTCCCGTGCTCCACCAGATCACCCCCGTAGAGATCATGGGCGATGCGGACAGCGGCGTGAACGGCGTCCGCTTCCGCACTGCTTCGGGTGAGGAAAGGACGATTGCCTGCGATGCGGTGGCGGTCGGCTACCACCTCCGTCCCGAAACCCAACTGGCCGATCTGGCGCGCTGCGAATTCGCCTTCGACGCGGGGACGCATCAGTGGCTTCCCAAGCGCGACCAGGATGGGCGAGCCAGCATGGCGGGCGTCTATCTGGCGGGCGACGGCGCGAAAATCCTCGGCGCGCGTTCGGCGGAGGCGAGCGGGAAGCTGGCCGCCCTGGCCGCGCTCTCCGATCTCGGCTTGGCGGTGGACCGCGGCGAGATGACGGCGCTGCGGCGAGATGTGGCGGGCTATGCGAAGTTTGCGCGGGGGCTGGCCAAGGCTTTTCCCTGGCCCGCCAATCAGGCGGCGGCCCTGCCCGACGAGGCGATTGTCTGCCGCTGCGAGGCCGTCAGCGCGGGCGATTTGCGTGCGGTGATGCGCGAAACCGGCGCGATAGAAGCCAATCGCGCCAAAGCCTTCAGCCGCGTGGGCATGGGGCGCTGTCAGGGGCGCTATTGCGGCCTCGCGGCGGCGGAACTCATCGCCGCCGAGGCCAATATCCCGGTCGAGCAGGTCGGCCGTCTGCGCGGGCAAGCGCCGGTCAAACCCCTGCCCATCGCCATCGGAGAAGAATAATGAGCGGGGCAAGCGACGTCATCATCGTGGGCGGCGGCCTCATGGGCAGCTCCGCCGCCCTGTTCCTGCGCGGCCATGGGCTGTCGGTCACGCTGCTGGAAACCGACCTGATCGGGCGGCAGGCGAGCGGCACCAATTTCGGCAATGTTCGGCGGCAGGGGCGTGCGCTGCATCAACTTCCGCTCGCCAATCGCGCCATCGCCATCTGGCGCAAGTCGCGGGAATTGCTGGGCGCGGATGTGGAATATCTCCAGTCGGGGCATATCCGCGTCTGCTATCGCGACCGGCCCGAACTGGTCGGCGCGATGGAGGATTATGCCGACAAGGCGCGGCTTGAGGGGCTGGACCTCGAACTACTGACAGGCAACGCGCTGCGGGCGAAATTTCCCTTTTTCGGGGCCGATGTGCTGGCGGGTTCCTATTCCGCGATGGATGGGCATGCCAACCCCCGCCTCGCCGCGCCTGCCTTTGCGCGGGCGGCACAACGGATGGGTGCTGCGATCCACGAGAATACGAAGATCGTGGACGCGCAGAAGGTGGGTGAGGATTTCCTCGTCAGCGCCGAGGATGGCCGCAAATTCCGCGCACCGATATTGCTGATCACGGCGGGCGCCTGGGGCAATGCGCTGTCCTCGCAATTTGGCGAGCCGGTGCCCATCGTTCCCAAAGGGCCGAATATGAGCGTCACCGAACCGGTGCCCTATGCGATCCACCCCGCTGTCGGCGTCATGACGCCACTGGAGGAGGAAACCGTCTATTTCCGGCAAGTCGCACGCGGCAATATCGTGCTGGGCGGGAGTACGCGGGGACCGTCCTATCCGGACGACTATCGCAGCTATGTTTTGCCGCAGAATACGCTGAGCCAGTTGAAGCAGATCCGACGACTGGCGCCTGCGCTCGGCAAGCTCAACATCATCCGCGTATGGTCGGGGATCGAGGGCTATATGCCCGACAGCCAGCCGGTCATGGGGCCGAGCGCCACGACCAGCGGGCTTTATTATGCCTTCGGCTTTTCGGGTGCAGGCTTCCAGATCGGGCCGGGCGTGGGCGAGACGATGGCGGAAATCATTGCCAAGGGTGGGACGGATATTCCGATGGAGCCGTATCAGATTGGGCGTTTCGCGGAATAAGCCTCTCT
Proteins encoded:
- a CDS encoding haloacid dehalogenase type II, with the protein product MPNFRPKYISFDCYGTLTRFRMTEMATAFMADRVAAEDLPAFCKDWGAYRLDEVLGAWKPYQEVIRNSVRRTCKKWGVEYREADADAVYNAVPTWGPHEDVPGGLSKIGDKIPLVILSNAMNDQIHHNVAMLGAPFHAVYTAQMAQAYKPRMQAFEYMFDQLGAKPEEMMHVSSSFRYDQNTATDLRFGCRVFVGRGHEPSNPFYRDVEIPHIGALPAVVGL
- a CDS encoding NAD(P)/FAD-dependent oxidoreductase; amino-acid sequence: MSASPLSYWLASAPAFTGGAQGSVDGKADVAIIGGGFTGLSAALALAKRGASVVLLEAGRVVGEASGRNGGQCNNGTAHDYGALSARFGKDVAKAYYRAHCDAVDMVERIVAEEGIDCAFNRCGRVKLAAKQKHYEKLVRAHDLLVREVDENVRLVPPERIREEVGSNAFHGALIQTTSAQLNPARFGVGLAEAAARTGAKIYENAEVTGLDRLASGWRVTTPKGQVTASQVLVATGGAPAAAPFGFFRRRIVSVGSFIIATKPLDNGLIDRLLPGRRNYVTSKNIGNYFRLTADDRLIFGGRARFAISDPRSDLKSGHILEQTMAEIFPALKGVGVDHVWGGMVDLTADRLPRAGEQDGLFYSMGYSGHGVQMATYMGQMMARVMGGETSANPWDGLAWPSVPGHFGKPWFLPIVGLWYKWQDVIH
- a CDS encoding ABC transporter permease — its product is MAPNSSSPSSSSGAKAALALIGKRFASSLLTLLLVSLVVFTIAQLLPGDAAQEALGQSATAEQVAALRHDMGLDRPAHERYVSWLSGMVSGDPGQSLVANLPVSEVISSRLPNSLLLAALSALVAVPVALSIGIGSAMNRGGKLDRALNISTLSMVAVPEFLVATLAVLIFSVKLRWLPSIALVADDMSWGDYLRGAAMPILALSIVVIAQMARMTRAAVIDQMDRPYVEMAVLKGVAPVRVVLRHIMPNAVAPIVNAMALSLSYLLGGAIIVETIFNYPGLASLMVNAVTSRDMPLLQACAMIFCAAYLILMLIADVTAILANPRLRAQ
- a CDS encoding ABC transporter substrate-binding protein, whose protein sequence is MDDFSFSRRNMLGALGAGLLLPETALAAPRPRIGGRIRVASLSSSTADTLDPAKGALSTDYVRHYMFYNGLTQLDRNLIPRPALAERIESKDQQNWHVRLRRGVTFHDGATLSAKDVAWSLQRHKDPATGSKMATIAEQFAEVKATGPLDLTIRLTGPNADLPTILAQSHFLILRAGTKDFHSANGTGPYRCAQFRPGVRTLARRNPNYWRNGKPYLEEIELIGIPDEVSRVNALLSGDVHLIIAVNPRSTKRVRASSRHALLESKSGLYTNLIMRQDSAPTNNPHFVAAMKYLVDRPLIKRALYRDYATIANDHPIPPFHPYYRADLPQTSLDLDKAKWHLQRAGLSGVRLPVYASPAADGSVDMASIMQEYGSRVGLNLAVNRVPADGYWSTHWMKHPLTFGNTNPRPTADLVFSLFYKSDADWNESGWKNPHFDRLLIEARGEADQARRKQLYGEMQGLVHDRCGVAIPVFISLIDGYDRRLKGLQSMSTGGLMGYQFAEHVWWEG
- a CDS encoding FAD/NAD(P)-dependent oxidoreductase is translated as MAEPRIIIVGAGPSGVRAAEAVVKAGLRPIVIDEARRAGGQIYRRQPDNFTRPYEKLYGTEAGRAKALHDSFDALKGQIDYRPETLVWNIADRQVWTACGHVQDTLPYDALILCTGATDRLMPVKGWNLAGTYSLGGSQVALKSQAVSIGHEVVFMGSGPLLYLVAAQYVEAGAKVAAVLDTSPAGARIKALPDLLAMPSVLWNGIQLTRKLGKAGVPVLHQITPVEIMGDADSGVNGVRFRTASGEERTIACDAVAVGYHLRPETQLADLARCEFAFDAGTHQWLPKRDQDGRASMAGVYLAGDGAKILGARSAEASGKLAALAALSDLGLAVDRGEMTALRRDVAGYAKFARGLAKAFPWPANQAAALPDEAIVCRCEAVSAGDLRAVMRETGAIEANRAKAFSRVGMGRCQGRYCGLAAAELIAAEANIPVEQVGRLRGQAPVKPLPIAIGEE
- a CDS encoding ABC transporter permease, whose translation is MTASSLRWAKALPLSAKIGLIFVLFWLAVAVFGPILAPYPVGAFVAYDVFDGMSAQHWLGSDYLGRDVLSRLLSGARYTVGLAAAAAMLASATGTALALTAAVGGPKVDEPLSRFMDTLISIPSKIFSLVLVAAFGSSLGLLLLIAAVTYVPGNYRIARALAVNLVQMDYVQVARARGEGRFHLAWKEILPNMIHPLLADFGLRFVFIVLLLSGLSFLGLGVQPPDADLGSLVRENISGLGEGAPAILVPAIAIATLTVSVNLLIDGLKGKRA
- a CDS encoding NAD(P)/FAD-dependent oxidoreductase — protein: MSGASDVIIVGGGLMGSSAALFLRGHGLSVTLLETDLIGRQASGTNFGNVRRQGRALHQLPLANRAIAIWRKSRELLGADVEYLQSGHIRVCYRDRPELVGAMEDYADKARLEGLDLELLTGNALRAKFPFFGADVLAGSYSAMDGHANPRLAAPAFARAAQRMGAAIHENTKIVDAQKVGEDFLVSAEDGRKFRAPILLITAGAWGNALSSQFGEPVPIVPKGPNMSVTEPVPYAIHPAVGVMTPLEEETVYFRQVARGNIVLGGSTRGPSYPDDYRSYVLPQNTLSQLKQIRRLAPALGKLNIIRVWSGIEGYMPDSQPVMGPSATTSGLYYAFGFSGAGFQIGPGVGETMAEIIAKGGTDIPMEPYQIGRFAE
- a CDS encoding (2Fe-2S)-binding protein — encoded protein: MSGRFVRLGETDRPPVTLHVDGQSVTALEGDTLMVALLSSGGTLRQSEFGDGRRAGFCLMGACQDCWVWTEGGDRLRACSTLAAAGQRILTSQPEATWPNHA
- a CDS encoding 2-hydroxyacid dehydrogenase, whose protein sequence is MTLLYTSDPERGRIWREIFAAEAPDIAFVTPEEMNDPAAIRYLAAWDPSRELLERLTSLQALFSVGAGIDQFDMSKLPPYVRLVRMIEPGIVEGMVEYACGAVLTLHRGFIDYGLAQREHRWAPVKLVPAAERRVGVMGLGQLGQAVLKAVRPFGFALSGWSRTRHEIEGVACHAGEAELDTFLAHCDILICLVPLTAETRGILCRKTLSKLPRGAVLINVGRGGHLVEHDLLSLLDEGHLSAAILDVTEPEPLPQEHPFWDHPRILLTPHIASMTRADTAARALIANIRKFEAGLPMDGEVRPDRGY
- a CDS encoding ABC transporter ATP-binding protein, with amino-acid sequence MTAHVEEAHVEVRSLRVTARNAAGEVFPIVSEIDFALKRGEVLALIGESGSGKTTIALTMLGHARPGAKIAGGSIRVGESEILSLDARGLAALRGNRIAYIAQSAASAFNPSRTIMDQVIEPALIHNLMSRAEAQKKAIELFRALALPFPDTIGSRYPHQLSGGQLQRLMAAMALVTDPELVILDEPTTALDVTTQIEVLRAFKAVVLERGATAIYVSHDLAVVAQMADQIVVLNQGRIREKGAADQILHRPADDYTKTLMAAARPAVRPAPSQADLPAAPLLEIRGLTAGYGKIGKDGRPRIPVLRDINLRMERGATLGVIGESGSGKSTMARVIAGLLPPAQGEVLLNGEPLPPGLKGRSRDQFRRIQLVFQNADTALNPAHSVGNILSRPLTFYHGLKGNAARLRVLELLDLIRLPASVIDRRCGELSGGQKQRINLARALAADPELILCDEVTSALDTVVGAAILDLMAELRKELGVAYMFISHDISTVRAICDDILVLYSGTMVDMGKREAFRAAPFHPYTDLLIGSVPEMRAGWLEESGAGRSLPPIGASADEPDLCRFLPRCPARIDGLCNVTPPPRHKLSKGNGILCHHGEETLTQVQGVAA